From the genome of Blautia pseudococcoides, one region includes:
- a CDS encoding TetR/AcrR family transcriptional regulator, which translates to MNTVVTSREEILRAAGEMVKEGKGERISMRGIAGACGIAVGSLYNYFPTKNDLMIAVVVELWKELFFVPLSKIEGESFLEVVECIGKRIGRFGGGSQGFLAEHAFVVGDKEKGHQVMEEYLGHMRRELLTVLLGDEAVRREVWDEGFLAEDFVGFVVDFMVEDLMRGTDRSVFLRELILRVVYG; encoded by the coding sequence GTGAATACAGTAGTGACGTCCAGGGAGGAGATTTTGAGGGCTGCGGGGGAGATGGTGAAGGAGGGAAAGGGAGAGCGGATCAGTATGAGGGGGATTGCCGGGGCATGTGGGATCGCGGTGGGTTCCCTTTATAATTATTTTCCTACAAAGAATGATTTAATGATCGCAGTGGTGGTGGAATTGTGGAAGGAGCTTTTTTTTGTGCCTTTGAGTAAGATAGAGGGGGAGAGCTTTTTGGAGGTCGTGGAGTGCATCGGGAAGCGGATTGGGAGATTTGGAGGGGGAAGTCAGGGATTTTTGGCGGAGCACGCCTTTGTTGTGGGGGATAAGGAGAAGGGACACCAGGTGATGGAGGAGTATCTGGGGCATATGAGAAGAGAGCTTCTGACGGTACTTTTGGGGGATGAGGCCGTGAGGAGGGAAGTTTGGGATGAAGGATTTTTGGCGGAAGATTTTGTAGGGTTTGTGGTGGACTTCATGGTGGAGGATTTGATGAGGGGGACGGACAGGTCCGTGTTTTTAAGAGAACTGATCCTGCGTGTGGTTTATGGTTAG